AAAAGCTTACATGAAAGCGAACAAAAGCCGAAGCGACCTTGTACCTGAAGCCAGCAATCTTTGGGAAAACTGGTCTTCCTTTTTTCACATGGGATTACCAAGCGACAGGTGACTTAAGTGGCATTAAGGTAAAAGACAAGATAACGATCGACCAAACAGCGAAACACGTGGCAGAAATGTAGTACTGATAAGAATCAAGGTTATTAGGATCTGGGAAACGTCATGGGTGTGTAGTGAAGCACACACAAATTATGCGACACTGACTTGATTCTTAGGGTGACAAAACTAATGTGAAAGCGGTAGaaattctactctccaagcagaggaggggttccggctgggtttttgacgtgtttttatgcgtttttgtcaggctttctactttgtcttttttttgtgcgtgtcgacaaaaaaaaagacaaagtagaatgcgcgacaaaaacgcctaaaaacacgtaaaaaaccagccggaactcctcctctgcttggagagtagagagAGTCGTCcgaaaaagccaagatgaatcTAGGCGATCACAATGGTTATCAGATAATCgaacacacaaaacatagtACAAGAGATCTAGAAAACAACCAATCTTGTCCTTCGGGATGTAGATTGTTCTGGATCATATCATTTGATCTATACGCTCTTTTTGCTTTATTTTACGATTTGCAGTGTTGTCGCAAATCTTTGCTTGTAGCTCAGAGGTGACACAAGtacattttttcaaaattgatgtGCGTGAGGATGCATGTCCAACacaaatcatttcaaaacttGTTGCTTTATCAATTGGAttgtacttttaaaaaaattgtatacattTGAAAAGCTAATTCAGTAcctttacagtactgtaaatgcacttaagttcgcgtggttttaatttcgcggtggggagaaaatagtgtgttcgcggtgattttaagttcacctttgagacaatagtagacaagggggtaggtgggcaaataagtttgcggtggttttaaaggTTAGCGGCGAAGGGCTTACgtaccgcgaaaaccgccaacatttctgcattcacaataTCACATTTTCTATGATCAAACATTAATAGGTCGGGCACCAGGGCTACTTATGTGAGGAGCCGCAAAAGAAATGTCCCGAAATTTCCCTCGATCATATGTCAATTTCTAATCGATTAGCATTGTGTCTCGCATCGTTGGGACGCTTATTTGTCCTTTAGAATTAGAGGTGGGAAACTGTACTGACAACATTTCTACTCTTATTAGTCATCTCTggatcctggtagaggcttaCGCTTTTGTGCGAGGAGCGCCATGACTGATTTCGTGGGTGTGTTGCTAATAAACGTTTTGAGATTTCCCGACCGTCAAACACTGGCGTTCCGCCCATATTTTTGCGTTTCTCATATATAATCAGCCCTGGCGCTTGACCCAGAGTTTCTGCGAATTGCAAGCTCCATGGGAGGCAAAGAATTTCAAAAAAGAATGTTCGTGTTTACAAAATATTCAGCGGGAGTCACTGATTCTTGTTATTTTGCTGCTTCAGTGAGCGCCACCTGCCGTTTTGTGTTGCAATAACAatgttgtgtatttctttttgtttctttcagacTGCACAACAAGAGCGAGCCATCATGCCTTCTTAGGTTCTTGGCAGAGCGGAAAACGGCCGCCATTTCCCTTTCAGGGGTAGAGGCAAGTAGCGTTTGACCCCTTGACCCCATCAGAACCGGTAGACCGTGTGTATTGTTGTGGGATTCTAAGGTCTTCATTAAAACGACCCATTTTTCATTTCCTGTACGCcaacttgaaaaaaacaaactataaTGATTTGCTTCAAACTCCATTATAACAGCTTACTTTAAAAAATAGCAAACTTGGTATATGTAAGGACAAAGTTAGAGTAGCTACAGCGACCATCCTAACTACAACTTAAGTTAGAACAATCTGAAACTGCAAAAGTGAGCTCCAAAAGTATTTAGCACATTCAGAAGTAACACCGAGGACTGTACAAGTTACGTACAAGGAAAGATTGTCTTTGTAAGATATGGGATATTGGTCATCAAAACAAATTGAAGCAGCCCTTATATGATTTTCAGTACTAAATTTTAATACTAAATAAGTCAATACTGATATTAGAATGGACATGGGAAAAGATGACAATAAAGCTAGTAGAATTATGAATCTTGAAGGGTACAAAGGTCTAGTCTCAGAGACGgcatcacatgtacagtttacCTAAGTGTTAAGGCTACTCTTACTGAggatatatacaatgtatgcaaaGCTAGCCAAGCATTCTGACGCTATTTGAGTGCGACACATGCAGttataaaactttaaaagtttCCAGGGTTTACATATGATACTAATGATACTTGGAACATATATTGCTAATGTTTAACCGACCACACATATTGCAGTTCAGTACTCAGAGTCAGATGCTAGCTGAAGCTTGGTATGTATGTGGAATGTATAAATATACAACTGCAGCCATCCTACAAAGATGCATTCTATATCAAATCAAGGACATGTCCTTGATCAAATCTAGCTATCTCTCTGTCTACATCTCTGTTAGCATTACTATCAATTTGGGAATGTAACAGCTTATCAGTTTAACTACgcagctgcagttccaaagTCTTTTGATAGGTGTAGCTATTATACTCTCCCTGTTGACAGGAGGCCTAACTAAAATCATGGATAAGCCAAGAGCAGGGAGAATCTTAACAAGTCGTCTCAGTCATAATTCATCACAAGAACACTGTAACAACACTAGAAGCCCTACCACAGTTCTAGAAGGTAGAGGCTGTCTTCTACGCCTTCATTAATTGCAGTACTGAATGTAGCTGATAGAGGGAGTGACAAAATAACCCTAAGTTCTTGGCGCTACGCTATGTTGTATTTCTCCTCTAACAAGAGCATTCTTATCCCGCAAAAGATAGTCATCAAACCCTtctgttttcaaacatttttcatgATCACTAACCTCCTCACAGATTGCTCCTTTACAAATAGTTACTCCTGAGTACTGAGCTATTCAAAGATATTGTACAACTGTTTGACAGGTGTAGTTCCTGCTTTAGGTGATAGGGGGAGCACATAGCCATGTCAATCTTTGTGACTGAATGAATAATAGCAAGTTATTCagtggttgtacatgtagaagactTATGCTTGGTTTCGACTGAGATAGTGCTGAAAATGTTTCTCCATTGTATGAGTTTTCCACCATTTCCCCCTCATATGTAAGAATAGATAGGAAACCGATGTTGACCAATTGACAGTTCAGTCGGCGTTCTTGTAGCAGACCATGGCGTCCACCTTGTGAATGGAGGTACTGAAGGAGCGGAGTCGGACCTCCTCAGACTTAGCGATGAAGTGAGGCCCGGACTCCTCCCAGGTTTCAGGGACCTGCAGATCTTTGTCTGTGTAGATGAGCAAGTCAAAGGAACCTAGGAAAGGAGAGGAGGGGAAATTATAGAAGACGTAGGAAAAAAATGGTGtgttaaaggcagactaaacttaatttcgtaaagcatactgcattatgttaaatataccgctaagaccagttctgacttgttttacactagtccaccATAGATAagtgtttttacaacatttcaaattggcgGCCTCGTGCCCGTAATACTCAAGGAGTCCAAAGACCGTGATGTTAGAATCCGGCAGAATCCGACTGTTACGATCGATGCGTGTTCTATAGAATAGATTCTGGGGCCGAGTTGGATTCTGACGTCAGGGTCTTTGGACTCCTTGAGTATTACTGGCACCAGGCcgccaatttgaaatgttgtaaaaatgctaatctatgatggactagtgtaaaacaagtcagaactggtcttagtggtatatttaacataatgcagtatgctttacgaaattaagtttagtctgcctttaatgaccctagcaaaaacctgctgaccctagctTTTTTGGGAGTTGACCGGTGGGACATAAAATTTCTGATCTAAAGTTTGAGCAGGGAAAGTTTGGCACTTTTTGAGTTCCCAACCCACCAAATAAGTTATGCTGCTCATCATGTACTAGACTAGAGTAATCATTACAAAGATACAAGACACAGGGATAATCATTAGGAAAACACCAACCAGACATATGatcaaaacaaatttcattaccttgtttttttttggtgaccCACTCAAATAAGAAGTCCTGGTGCTCAACCCATGAACGTTTGATCATAGAAAATGGAATGTCATTGCAAAGggcaataaacaagctttccaatgatacatcTTACAGAgcaattgataaagtaacaacGGAGGTATCATCAACTGATTCAAATTTCCAATCTATTTATGTTGGCCTTATACTGTGAATCTATCATTTTTGGCAGGCACTTAACTTTGCGAGTGGAACAATTCTACACTGAAAACTACAGAAGTAATACaatgaaaacacatttttgctgTGTCAAGAAAattaaaccacagcaaacatttcaagatttacggtaTGAACTGACTCACAGTTCTCCTCCAGGAGGGGTAGGAACGTCACCGACGCGGTGATCTGTCGTATCACGGCCTTGATCTCATCGTTGATTTCCTTCTGCGATTTCTCGCGAGGTTTACTGTACAGAAAATATAGAGCAATGAAATGAATACATCACATTTCTAGCAGCCCTCTCTATAGTATGTGGGAAGGGGCTCTGGACAGTTATACTTGATTAGATTAGtaccatcctattctagctccagtttgcccCTCTGATCACTTCCCTGCAAAACAGTCTACTCTTAATAGAGAAACAATTGGCACTTTGTAACTGGGTTTGAACAGGCATTTGGAAGTTTAATCCTCCAGACATTGTTTCTAAAAACTATTTGatacctgaaaaaaatgattgatGAAGTAAGGGCCAAACATTTAAATGGCAATGGGTGCAAGACTATTTGGCAGGGAAACAATCAGTAGAGTGAACCAAAGCTTGAATTggctggataccaggctaccatAGAGCCCTAGACATTGAGAGTTTGCAATGTGTTACATAGAATACTGTAATCATTGTTTCTTCAATTgtgactttatgttcactgttttcacggtcacctctgtgctgtGAACTTaccatcaccatgaaaaacctgttgtaattatttctatctatctatcggccatcgtAATTATTTACGATTccaccgtgaagtttaagttcagtgaaaatgtccattttccttatacCGTGAAATTTTACTACCgcaaagataaagtgaattacagtattagatTCCTGTACCCACAGAATTCTTAACATGGCTGTCTTAGTCTACCTTTATCATAAGGCAGCTATCCCTCTACATCTTACTTCCAAAAGGGCAGACGAAGGTCAAAACTATTCAGAAGTTTCAGCAGAACTTTCAGAAACTCCACTATCAATTTGCCGACCTTTGGCTGCCATTATGACTAATGACAAGGTTATGCCGTCTACTTTGGGGCGCTAAAAAACATTTCGCGATATGAAATTGCTCTGACGTGAAGTCTTGACGCAAAGTCTTACGTACCAAGGCGGCTCTTAATCACAAGGCTTTACTTCTTCACTTCCGTAGTCACTTATTTGCTATTGCAGTCACAGTCGTACTGTCAGATCACTTTCTTTACACGGCAACGCATCATGCAATTTTATATTCAACAGTATGGGAATAGCAGTCTTTTAGAAATGACTGCCGGAAAAGTGGGCGTGCATATAATGCTGTAAGGTGACAGTAATGTTGCAAGGGAAGCAATTTTGTGGGGGTTAAAAGAAAGGTCACAAAAAGGTTGTCAACTTATCTAGAAATATTCCCTGCACCAGGGAAACTGTTAAACTAGCCTGAAATCTCAGGAGAGAAACATAAGTTTGCTGCTAAGATATGGAAAAAGCATGTACAAACTAGGCAACCAAGATAAACTGGCCACAGGCAAAGCGTAATAGATAGGGCTATGTACCTTAAAAAAATTCAGGTACAGGGATTTAGGTACAGGACCTTGACTTGTTCCTAAACAGGTTTGGCCAATAAATCAGTCTTTTTTGGTGGTAAATTGTAGTCCCCTATATGAGGATTTACATAAAATGTTACTTAATTCAATCTAGCTATTGACTGATTTGAGTATTTATAACTTGTCTAAATTGTCAAAAGTGTCATCTTTGGGACAGCATTAGAAGATGGTATAAATAATATAGACAATCTATAGGGTCATATGCAGCCAGTCTTCGAATTCTGTGGTTGTCATGCCAAGAGACATTGGTTGCATATACAGACAGaatcttaataataaataaatgtaatatGCACCACATCCCCCAAACAAGGCTcatgctttcgctacgacgggattataccgccctttttacggggtgacataccctttcgttggctgtcatacaagacggggatgcgccagttcaaACACAAACCAATTATCAATAAGTTAGACTTAAGTCTACCCATCAGTGGTAATGTACTCACCTATCGTCTGTCATTGTCTTGTCACACTCAATGTCAAACTGCCATCTCTCCAGTACTTCTTGTGTGTCGATGCTTGTTACCACGACAACCAACTTCTCTACAGTTTTGTCCAATAGCCAGTCTACAgaggtagggaaaaaatggttAAGGTCCCATAGCCCTTTTCACGCCATAGAGaaagtgggttgttaatccactgtttctagggcacggtattgaaaggcCATTCCTGTTCTTCCATCATCTTtgacctccccaactgaagtcaggtggAAAGTTagacctgggtggagtgaggaaagtcacgTAAAATCAGGAATCATGACGGTATTGATCTTGAGTTTGCTAGCTTAACCACTGCCACCGATGCCACTGGACTATAATATTACaaccaaaaatcatcaaatagTGCTTGAAATAGCATTCATATACTGATGAAATAATATCAAAACCCCTTTTTAATATTCAAAGTTTGCTGGTACAGTGCACATGTAGTTAACCCAATTTGTCTCCTTTTCAGTATTCcgtttttgcagttttcagtaCCTTGATTACCGCACAGAGGTACTTGTTATTCTAGTAGATTCCCTCCAACACCATTAGCTACAAGTCAAGAACCCCATCTACTTGATCAAGGGGTCTTTCATCTTGTCTAACTAGTCTTCAGGGTAAAGAAACACCCTTTAAAGAAACATGTAATGCAGGTCAATTGTATGCTGACATCCATATGTATCTCTGTTACTCTTGATGGCAAACTTTTCGTGAGTTATACTGTTTAAAGACATTGATTTACTGGTATTAGAATAAATGTATACTAATACTTGTGTttatgggaaaaattatctacaGTAGtgcaagggaccaccaaaaatgtagcctgagtaccagccttttagcttccgtacgctacccaagctccgctgcttTGATAGCGTACGGAAGCCAAAAATGCTGGTACTCAGGGTAccaaaaatggtcacattggccaggtggtccttatgtagaggttatCACTAGTACTTGTAATTATACAGGCTTGACAGTGATAATtattaatactgtaaatgcagaaatgttcgcggtggttttatgttagcagTTTTCGACTGTTTCACCGGGGacttaaaacaactgcaaacatttttgtccaataatgtagcagcatgtgactatagcgctgttgcaaacttaaaaccaccactcCATTTtggccttagcacgaaataaaaaccatgcgaatttaaatgcatttacagtatcttatatATGGTAATATCTATGCTGCATTGTCAAACCTTTCAGCTGCATCAGGACATTGTTTAGGTACGTCTTCAGCTCGTTGTCTGTCGTGACCAGTAACGTCAGGCCGTACTTCTGCACGCGGCTGAACGTCTCCGGAGGGTAGATGCCGCGCTGGTACAGGATAGAGTTTATACCGTACGCTGCACtcaaacaaacattacaaaacaAGTTAACAAAAACGGTTACTTATCAATTGAAACAGATGAACTGCTTAATAATATTACAGAATTGTTCCATCCGAAAACTAAAtcaaaatgctgcaaaaaccTTGTTTCCCCTTTACAACAAAATTAAGTAACATAGAAAATAAATGGCTTTACATTATTTGGCAATGGCAATCAATGCAGCACTGAACATAAGAAGTCTCAACGTTTTTTCTCGCATGTCTAATTTACGAAAAAGGAAACCAATAACCAAAGAGTGGAGTAAATATATAATTGATTGGAAAATTAAACATTCTACCATTAAGAAGATGATCTCCTGTGTGGATTGCCATTTTCAAGAGACCattttaatttgaaaaataataatatCCAACTAAAAACGTTTATTCATGATCTTGGAAGCATTAGATAATTTTTTACACTGGAACGGTAGAAACGGTATGACTTATTGACAGTTCAGTAGAAATGACGATAATTACTAAAACAGAAATCATAACAATCCTGAATCAGGACAGAACCTTCGCTTGAAATATCAACATGACAACATCGTTTGATATAAATCATAATTATATCTATAAGGTGGTGTACATGGTGTGTTCTTTCAAGAACAATAATGCACTTGATTGCTTATCATTTTAGTCAGTCTTTTCAGTCCCAGATGATATAACCCCTAATCATTTCCTCCTTTATCATACCACGGATGTGCGTCAGAAAGTACGTCAATGCAAATGTCAAGTACTGTATAAGAAAACTAAACTAAAGGGCATTACTGCAAAATTATGATGAAAGAAGGTGCCCCTCCCCCAAGAGGAAACAGCGCCATGTGCATCATTTCATCGACGTTTTACAGAATAAGTCGGGGACGGCGTCTGAAGTCAAGACGCCAACAAGTTCTATGGTGGTTCCGTTTATACTTCTGACGAGTTTTACTCACAGAAAAACTCTGCTACAATTTCTGCGGACCCTTTTAACGTGATGGAGTTTTTAGCCGCTTGCAGAACGCCCGCCATCTTCTTTGAAATCTAAGCACGTCTGACAAAACAACTGTTTTCATTGGCTAACTTTACCGCCATAATGTGAACTGTTCTCCCATTGGTCTATCTTTAATTTCCCGTCATGCTATAAAATCTCGCAGATTCTCGGTCGTCACGCGAGATTACTTTAGTCCACCAGAACTTTCAGACGAGAGGCGACGCCAAGTTGAGGTAGGTGAAagtatttttattattttcccTTCAGGAAACCGTCTCCTTGCCTCCACAACTCTTCTAACAGTTACAGAGGTGTCATGGAATCGTATGCAAAGTATTTTGTGGCAACTTATGGCCGAATATTCGCACAATTTCGTATTTCTACCAGTCGGGATGTCAACAGCAGACGACACTGATTCCCAACTCCAAGGCCGTCTCTTTTACACGTTGGCAAACGATCTCGGTGTCTTTTGACCCTATGTCTGGACTTAGCTTTAACTATTTGAAACGTTCTCCAAACTCATTCTTGGAGCTCAGAATAGTCAAGTTTTTTTCTAGAATCGTCCTACGTGTCCAGAAGTGTTAGAATCTTGGGAACCTTCCAACAAAAACTCTTTAGAAAATCGCGACAGGAATTTCCTGGGGGACACCTAACCGCGAGGGGCCGAGACGTACATAAATACCGACGCACGCGGAAGTGGTGGAACAATGCCCAACAACAAACTCCTCTGTCTAGACCCCGTCACGACAGGGCCTTCAAAACTTCTTGAGATCTTCCGGTACGTCTTGGAAGTCGCCATTTTGAGACCTTAGTCCCGCACGTAATGGTTAAAGATCACGTAGACCCAAGGGAAGGAGGAGTCGAATTACTTTCCCCCCATCTGGTCCACATTGGCAGATTGATAATCAAATACTGGTGCACTTTTCACACAAGGCCACGTCAAAGTGGATATAATTGCCTTCTAGCCATTGTCTAGTTCATGGCTATCTAATCAAGCGGCCAACAAATGTCGCAGATCAAGTTGTATCAGATAACAGATGTCAAAGGCTAGATAAAACTTTTCAAAGTTTGTTTACCTTGGTTTTACTCCTTGTTTGAACATGAAAATCACAGTATGGATCAAACCATGGTCAAAGACTGGGTGGGATTGTGTGAAAGTAGGGAAAAGATTTGTACTGTgatgaatatgaaatatgaagtaATGTTTAACTCTGGAAGTTGTCTTGTGAAATAGGAAATTTCACCAATTGTCGATTTGTTTTTGTGAGAAAGtaaattacattttgtagtatCATACACCCCTACTGATTTGTCCTGGTCCATCCCTAATTTATTCAACTTTAAGTGTGTGTATTAACAACCTAGCACAGCTCTGTGAAGACAGTATTTTAATGCTAATGCTGGAAACAAAAGAATTGTAATGGGAGAAGCCTATACAGTTAATTTGTCGCACCATTGAAAATAGTGTATACACGTgtattataatttatatgtgCAAGCTGTGATTGGCTCTGAGTCAATCATCACTCAATGACTCAATCAGTCAATGTTCGATGTTGAGTCAATGTTCTTGAGCTCTGTAATAGCATGCCAAAGGGATTCAAACAGTCATTCAATAGTTTGAtcccatttacagtacttctcaAAGATATTTGATACCCAAAATAATTCATGACCCCCTATCCCAATGTTTAAATGGGGACAATGCCAGACCTATAATATAATTCAGTAGGGAATTGATCAAAGGAGTGAATCAGAGGTGGTAGAATATGTACAGAAGGATGGATCATGGATGCCAGGCTATGTAGAATGGTAAAGCGGTCAAACCGTGGAGAGGGCCTGTATGCCCTTTTTCGCAAGGCGTAATACAGCCTTTTtcgtcttcgtaatccgtaggcaaTCACCCAAAATcagcgtaattcgtaatcagtacattaGGTACCCTGGGCACGACAACCTCTCTCGATCGATGACGTGTGACTACAACTACATCCATGTATAACCCGAGATCTTACGATGCTCACTCTATGATGCACGTACTTCTAGTATGTGTTTACCCAATGCACAAAAATAACAGTCAGTTGCACCATCGAAAATTATATTACACTGTCTACTTCACAAAAGGCCAAGCTGGGATGTTTATTCATTGCCACTCCAATGTGACGGGccatgtcagaggtgaaacTTTGAGATTCCATTAGTTtgactcacaataagctccagacaggtttgacttcaTTTCAGGCAGAAGTAATACCGTGGTGGATCATCGCTAAAATATCCCTAACATTATCGTCTAAT
The nucleotide sequence above comes from Branchiostoma lanceolatum isolate klBraLanc5 chromosome 14, klBraLanc5.hap2, whole genome shotgun sequence. Encoded proteins:
- the LOC136449127 gene encoding mitotic spindle assembly checkpoint protein MAD2A-like — encoded protein: MAGVLQAAKNSITLKGSAEIVAEFFSYGINSILYQRGIYPPETFSRVQKYGLTLLVTTDNELKTYLNNVLMQLKDWLLDKTVEKLVVVVTSIDTQEVLERWQFDIECDKTMTDDSKPREKSQKEINDEIKAVIRQITASVTFLPLLEENCSFDLLIYTDKDLQVPETWEESGPHFIAKSEEVRLRSFSTSIHKVDAMVCYKNAD